In Puntigrus tetrazona isolate hp1 chromosome 18, ASM1883169v1, whole genome shotgun sequence, one genomic interval encodes:
- the b3gat1a gene encoding galactosylgalactosylxylosylprotein 3-beta-glucuronosyltransferase 1 isoform X2 yields MPKRRDILAIVLIVLPWTLLITVWHQSAIAPLLAIRKDDGTETRHETGPATDSKEYCSQDKDIVEVVRTEYVYTRPPPWSDVLPTIHVITPTYSRPVQKAELTRLANTFLHVPNLHWILVEDSQRRTPLVTRLLRETGLNYTHLNVETPRNYKLRGDTRDPRIPRGTMQRNLALRWLRETFNSNNSQTGIVYFADDDNTYSLELFEEMRSTRKVSVWPVAFVGGLRYESPKVNAAGKVYGWKTVFDPHRPFAIDMAGFAINLRLILFKPQAYFKLRGVKGGYQESSLLRELVTLNDLEPKAANCTKILVWHTRTEKPVLVNEGKKGFTDPNVEI; encoded by the exons ATGCCGAAGAGAAGAGATATTCTTGCCATCGTGTTGATTGTGTTACCATGGACCCTCCTCATCACTGTGTGGCACCAAAGTGCAATTGCCCCCCTGCTGGCCATCCGAAAGG ATGATGGGACGGAGACAAGGCACGAGACGGGCCCAGCCACAGACTCAAAGGAATACTGCTCACAGGACAAGGACATAGTGGAGGTGGTCCGCACAGAATACGTCTACACAAGACCTCCGCCCTGGTCTGACGTGTTGCCCACCATCCACGTCATCACTCCAACGTACAGCCGCCCAGTGCAGAAGGCCGAGCTCACGCGATTGGCTAACACCTTCCTCCACGTTCCCAACCTGCACTGGATTCTAGTGGAAGACTCTCAGAGGAGAACTCCTCTGGTCACGAGGCTTCTGAGGGAAACGGGGCTGAACTACACACACCTCAATGTGGAGACCCCAAGGAACTACAAGCTGCGAGGGGACACGAGAGATCCCAGGATTCCACGTGGCACCATGCAGAGGAACCTGGCTCTGAGATGGCTACGGGAGACCTTCAACTCCAACAACAGCCAGACAGGAATCGTCTACTTTGCAGACGATGATAATACATACAGCTTGGAGCTGTTTGAGGAG ATGCGATCAACTCGTAAAGTATCAGTGTGGCCTGTAGCTTTTGTTGGAGGTTTACGATACGAGTCTCCAAAGGTCAATGCAGCAGGAAAAGTATACGGGTGGAAGACAGTATTCGACCCTCACCGGCCCTTCGCCATCGACATGGCAGGGTTTGCCATCAACCTGCGGCTCATTCTGTTTAAGCCTCAGGCCTACTTCAAGTTGCGAGGGGTGAAGGGAGGCTACCAGGAGAGCAGCCTGCTCAGAGAGCTGGTCACTCTCAATGACCTGGAACCCAAAGCGGCCAACTGCACTAAG attCTTGTGTGGCACACACGGACGGAAAAACCTGTGCTGGTGAACGAAGGCAAGAAAGGCTTTACAGACCCAAACGTGGAGATCTGA
- the b3gat1a gene encoding galactosylgalactosylxylosylprotein 3-beta-glucuronosyltransferase 1 isoform X1 has product MPKRRDILAIVLIVLPWTLLITVWHQSAIAPLLAIRKVCHHLVKEILIIPERLTIHRQRLADDGTETRHETGPATDSKEYCSQDKDIVEVVRTEYVYTRPPPWSDVLPTIHVITPTYSRPVQKAELTRLANTFLHVPNLHWILVEDSQRRTPLVTRLLRETGLNYTHLNVETPRNYKLRGDTRDPRIPRGTMQRNLALRWLRETFNSNNSQTGIVYFADDDNTYSLELFEEMRSTRKVSVWPVAFVGGLRYESPKVNAAGKVYGWKTVFDPHRPFAIDMAGFAINLRLILFKPQAYFKLRGVKGGYQESSLLRELVTLNDLEPKAANCTKILVWHTRTEKPVLVNEGKKGFTDPNVEI; this is encoded by the exons ATGCCGAAGAGAAGAGATATTCTTGCCATCGTGTTGATTGTGTTACCATGGACCCTCCTCATCACTGTGTGGCACCAAAGTGCAATTGCCCCCCTGCTGGCCATCCGAAAGG TCTGTCACCATCTAGTAAAAGAGATCTTAATCATACCAGAGCGTCTAACCATCCACCGGCAACGGCTAGCAG ATGATGGGACGGAGACAAGGCACGAGACGGGCCCAGCCACAGACTCAAAGGAATACTGCTCACAGGACAAGGACATAGTGGAGGTGGTCCGCACAGAATACGTCTACACAAGACCTCCGCCCTGGTCTGACGTGTTGCCCACCATCCACGTCATCACTCCAACGTACAGCCGCCCAGTGCAGAAGGCCGAGCTCACGCGATTGGCTAACACCTTCCTCCACGTTCCCAACCTGCACTGGATTCTAGTGGAAGACTCTCAGAGGAGAACTCCTCTGGTCACGAGGCTTCTGAGGGAAACGGGGCTGAACTACACACACCTCAATGTGGAGACCCCAAGGAACTACAAGCTGCGAGGGGACACGAGAGATCCCAGGATTCCACGTGGCACCATGCAGAGGAACCTGGCTCTGAGATGGCTACGGGAGACCTTCAACTCCAACAACAGCCAGACAGGAATCGTCTACTTTGCAGACGATGATAATACATACAGCTTGGAGCTGTTTGAGGAG ATGCGATCAACTCGTAAAGTATCAGTGTGGCCTGTAGCTTTTGTTGGAGGTTTACGATACGAGTCTCCAAAGGTCAATGCAGCAGGAAAAGTATACGGGTGGAAGACAGTATTCGACCCTCACCGGCCCTTCGCCATCGACATGGCAGGGTTTGCCATCAACCTGCGGCTCATTCTGTTTAAGCCTCAGGCCTACTTCAAGTTGCGAGGGGTGAAGGGAGGCTACCAGGAGAGCAGCCTGCTCAGAGAGCTGGTCACTCTCAATGACCTGGAACCCAAAGCGGCCAACTGCACTAAG attCTTGTGTGGCACACACGGACGGAAAAACCTGTGCTGGTGAACGAAGGCAAGAAAGGCTTTACAGACCCAAACGTGGAGATCTGA